A region of the Terriglobia bacterium genome:
ACCTTCTATCACCGCAACCTTCCGCACTGGCATCCTGAAGGTAAAGCTATTTTCCTGACCTGGAGGCTGTTTGGGTCACTGCCCAAGTCGCTCCAACTCACCGGCAGGAGTGCCGGTGCCACAATGGGTGCTGCCACAAAGAGTGGTATCACCGAAGCAAGGAGAAGGGTTCGCCGGCTAACCCGTCTAGCGCACCTTGTCCCCTTGCCCCAGCGAACACTCAGCTTCGCCGCGCTCATTGGCCCGGGGCGGATGCCGCACCGCCGGCGACGATCTCGTGCAACGTCACGGTTTGCGTCTGACCCTCTGCCACGGTGACATCGACGCCATATCCAGCCACGCCGTCGAGAAATCCAGGCTGGAACCAGGCGCCGAAGGCGATCTTGTCCCAGGCGAACAGCGTGTACTTGCCCGGCGGAACTCCCTGCAACGCGAAATGTCCGCCGGAGTACGTGGGAACAGACCTGAAGAGCCGCGCATCACGCCGCAGCCCTGGAGCCGGCGCCAGGACGACGCAAGCGAATGGCGTCGGCTGGCCATCGGGACCGAGCACGGTCCCCTGAATCTGCACCGCGTCCCAACTCACTACCAACTCCAGCGTCCCAACCGGCTGGTGCTGCGGTATCTCCAGGAGATTGGCGCGCACGTCCTGTGAGCCAAAGGTGGCGGATTTGATGTATCCCCTTTCCGGCATCATTTCAATCCGAATCCGGTAGCGGCCGGGAAACAGGCCGTTCAGTGCGAACGAATCTCCCGAGTGCACGTCATTTGCCTGAACCCGGTCGAAGAGAAAGCCAGCATCTCCTCGCTCCGCGATGACGCGATATTGGAAATTACCCTGCGCCTGGCCCTCCACGGTTAAATGGCCATGGACCGTCCAATCGCCGTCAGGATCGAGCGTGACGCCAGCGACATTCGCATGGGACACAGTGATGGGTGCATAGGCGGCATACCGCGACATTCCCCTGGGAAGAACCGCCCAGAGCACGTAGGAACCCGGCGGCACTCCCAAAATGCGGAAATGGCCGGAATCGTCCGGTTGCACGACTTCGCCCTCTTTCAGGGAAATTCCAAACGCGCCTTTCGCCGGCAGCAGGATCAACCCGACTTTCCCTTTCCACGCGCGCCATGCCGCCCCTTGCACCGTGCCGCTGATTTCGTAGGTCGTAACCGGCGAAAGCGAAAAGTCGGTTCCGGTCATTTGCTCGCCTGGCTCCAGGCGAATCACCGAACCATCGCCAGGTGTTGTCGCATGTGGATAGTAGATGTACGGCGACACGGAAACGCCTGGCGAGGCATCAAGCAAACGCACGTCAGAAGTAGATGCTGGCAGCGCCGGAATCGGCTGGGACGTCCGCGTCTGTGCGGCCACGTAATACTGTCCCGCAGGAAGATCGAACAAGCGGTACTGGCCCAGGTCATCGGTCACCGTCTCGCGATACGGCATCAGCCACCCACGGGTATCACTGGATGGATAGGCGAGCGCCAGGGTGACGTGCGCGCACTCGACAGGATTGCCATGCCCATCAGTGATTCTTCCGGCGATTACCCCGGTCGGCGCCATCTTGATCAGCATGCCGGTGATCTTGTGCTGAGAGCGAAATTGCGGTTCCGGCTGACCAAAAAATGTCGGGTCCGGTTCCGATTCGTCCGGCTGCTCCGCGAATCCATTTGCCCACACTCCGAGCGGCAGGCCCCAAGCGCAAGGGATCGACTGCAAATCGAAGCGTCCTTCTCCGTCAGTGCGGGCTTGCACAGCCGGACGCTGGTCCCTGGAGTAGTAGTGTGACCCGAAAGACATCCAGGCGTTCCGCATCGGCTGGCCCGTGACAGCATCAATTACCGTCCCCGATGCTTCACACGCTCCGGTCAGCGGAGGAAGCAAATGGAACTTGTCGATGGCCACCCGCTCCTTACCCGTCATTGGCCTGACCGAGATGTTAAGGTCGAAAATCGCCTGCCCCGCCTCCAGGTCCACCGGCCTTGCGAGAGAGCGGTCAGTGCTACCGGGATAGAAGAACAGCGGAGGAAAGTCTTTCCATCCCGCACCTCGCCAGGAATGGCCGTCGAAATAAAATTCACGCTCCAAATCGTAGAGGTTAAAGGGGGCCAGGTCGAAGTCCGGCTGAT
Encoded here:
- a CDS encoding carboxypeptidase-like regulatory domain-containing protein, whose protein sequence is METARKCGGAALLLTVSFVCLGAWRVQAQWAQTLPLNSSAPQPGAPANCHISGLVVDAGTGKPMPGADVKVFSPPVSVGGVMPVVVPTSPCVRCDPLGVLRYRLRTDATGHFAVRGMEPGVYAVTAVADGYAEQVFDAHEKYTRDTFWLRPGQGRDDIVVRLPRASVLAGHVIDEHDEPVPGSLVQVLQYGPAGALQKILLPVTGTTTDDRGEYRVFGLLPGRYYLVAGYQPDFDLAPFNLYDLEREFYFDGHSWRGAGWKDFPPLFFYPGSTDRSLARPVDLEAGQAIFDLNISVRPMTGKERVAIDKFHLLPPLTGACEASGTVIDAVTGQPMRNAWMSFGSHYYSRDQRPAVQARTDGEGRFDLQSIPCAWGLPLGVWANGFAEQPDESEPDPTFFGQPEPQFRSQHKITGMLIKMAPTGVIAGRITDGHGNPVECAHVTLALAYPSSDTRGWLMPYRETVTDDLGQYRLFDLPAGQYYVAAQTRTSQPIPALPASTSDVRLLDASPGVSVSPYIYYPHATTPGDGSVIRLEPGEQMTGTDFSLSPVTTYEISGTVQGAAWRAWKGKVGLILLPAKGAFGISLKEGEVVQPDDSGHFRILGVPPGSYVLWAVLPRGMSRYAAYAPITVSHANVAGVTLDPDGDWTVHGHLTVEGQAQGNFQYRVIAERGDAGFLFDRVQANDVHSGDSFALNGLFPGRYRIRIEMMPERGYIKSATFGSQDVRANLLEIPQHQPVGTLELVVSWDAVQIQGTVLGPDGQPTPFACVVLAPAPGLRRDARLFRSVPTYSGGHFALQGVPPGKYTLFAWDKIAFGAWFQPGFLDGVAGYGVDVTVAEGQTQTVTLHEIVAGGAASAPGQ